GAGGCATCCGAGGAGGCTGGGCCTGCGGCGGCCGAGGAAGGGTCGTCCGCGGCCTTCACGACGAGGGTCCTGCGGCGCGCGCGGGAGGCGCTGGCCCGCACGCCCGAGCAGCTTCCGGTCCTGGCGCAGGCGGGCGTGGTCGACGCCGGGGGCCGGGGGTTCGTCCTGCTGCTCGAGTCACTTCTGTTCGTGCTGGACGGCACGCCCGTTCCCGAGCCGGAAGCCGCCGCGGGGGTCGTCTCGACGCAGCCGGCGAAGGCGCCGGAATCGATGCAGTTTCCCTTCGAGGTGCAGTTTCTGTTCGAGGCCCCCGACGAGGCGGCCGAGCGCTACCGGCAGATCCTGGAGGGCTACGGCGACTGCGTGCTGGTGGTTGGCGGAGACGGGACGTACAACGTGCACGTTCACACAGACCGCGCCGGCCCCGTCATTGAGGAGGCGCTGGCGCTGGGCCGTCCGCGGCAGATCGAGGTGACGTCGCTGGAAGGGCAGGTCGCGGAGCTGCACGAGGCATCGGTGCTGGCCCGCCTGCGAGGGGAGCCCGAGCCACAGGACACGTCCCCGCTGGACCCCCTGGGGGTCGTCGCCGTCGGGGCAGGCGACGGGATCCTGTCGATCTTCCGCTCGATGGGGGTGAAGGGACTGGTGCCGGGGGGCCAGACGTTCAACCCGTCCGCCGAGGAGATCCTCGAAGGCATCCGCCGGGCGCGGGCCGAGCAGGTCATCGTGTTGCCGAACAACCGCAACGTCATCGCGTCCGCGCGCACGGCGGCCAGGGTTGCCGTCGACGAGGGTGTGGCCAAGCGGGTGGAGGTTGTTGCGACGGAGTCTCCGCTGCAGGCGTTCACGGCGCTGGTCGCGCTGGACCGCGACTCCTCGATCGAGGAGGCCGTCGAGGCGATGACGACGGAGGGGCTCCGCACTCGCCACGGCGAGGTGGCCTTCGCCGTGCGGACCGCCGACACGCCGGCCGGGCACGTGGAGGCGGGACAGTGCCTCGGCCTGGCTGGCGGGGAGGTGGTCGCCATCGGAGCGGACCCCAACGAGTGCGTCCTGCGGGTCCTGGAGAAGATGGCCGACGACGACGCTTCCCTGGTCACGCTCGTCTACGGCGAGGGCATAGACGAATGGTCGGCCCACGAGCTGGGCAAGAGAGTCGGATCAGCCTTGTCGCTGGAGGTCGAGGTGCACCACGGAGGACAGCCGCACTACCCCTACCTGCTGGGGGTCGAGTAGCAGCGAGCGGTTTCGTGCCGGATGGCACGGCCCCCTGTACAACCGGGCCCACCCCTT
This is a stretch of genomic DNA from Actinomycetota bacterium. It encodes these proteins:
- a CDS encoding DAK2 domain-containing protein, encoding MSASGRPPESTLRRWAMEFTEQLRRHEAEINSLNVYPVPDGDTGSNLRLTMEAVAASLDQLPDPAAAITRGSLMGARGNSGVITSQVLRGICEPLQDGAELTPASLCEGLRRGSDLAYSAVTRPQEGTILTVVREASEEAGPAAAEEGSSAAFTTRVLRRAREALARTPEQLPVLAQAGVVDAGGRGFVLLLESLLFVLDGTPVPEPEAAAGVVSTQPAKAPESMQFPFEVQFLFEAPDEAAERYRQILEGYGDCVLVVGGDGTYNVHVHTDRAGPVIEEALALGRPRQIEVTSLEGQVAELHEASVLARLRGEPEPQDTSPLDPLGVVAVGAGDGILSIFRSMGVKGLVPGGQTFNPSAEEILEGIRRARAEQVIVLPNNRNVIASARTAARVAVDEGVAKRVEVVATESPLQAFTALVALDRDSSIEEAVEAMTTEGLRTRHGEVAFAVRTADTPAGHVEAGQCLGLAGGEVVAIGADPNECVLRVLEKMADDDASLVTLVYGEGIDEWSAHELGKRVGSALSLEVEVHHGGQPHYPYLLGVE